The Malus domestica chromosome 06, GDT2T_hap1 genome has a segment encoding these proteins:
- the LOC103419966 gene encoding cinnamoyl-CoA reductase 1-like → MAGEATDQKEKVCVTGAGGFTASWVVNLLLSRDYVVHGTVRQPGDSKYAYLNKLEKASVNLKLFKADLLDYDSLLLAIEGCSGVFHVASPVPNSLNDSDPEEFLEPAIKGTLNVLKACKKAKVKRVVVVSSVAAVVMNPEWPKDQVKDETCWSVPEYMKTTKKWYYLSKTEAEREALEFGKRNGLEVVTVCPSLILGPMLQSTRKCSSFLIVMAIIGDLESLPFNYWTFVDVRDLADALLLAYNKPEAAGERYICNSHSYGIRDVVEKYLRPTYPDYKYPKNLTHAEEEVQHLSSEKLKKLGWTFRSVEETLNDSIESYRKAGIVG, encoded by the exons ATGGCGGGTGAGGCGACTGATCAGAAAGAAAAAGTATGCGTGACTGGAGCTGGAGGATTTACTGCCTCTTGGGTCGTCAACCTCCTCCTCTCCAGGGATTATGTTGTTCATGGAACTGTCAGGCAACCAG GAGACAGCAAGTATGCTTACTTGAACAAGCTTGAGAAAGCATCAGTGAACCTCAAACTGTTCAAGGCAGATTTGTTGGACTACGACTCTCTTCTTTTGGCCATTGAAGGTTGCAGCGGAGTCTTCCATGTTGCCAGCCCTGTACCCAATTCGCTTAATGATTCAGACCCTGAG GAGTTTCTCGAACCAGCAATAAAGGGAACGCTGAATGTACTCAAGGCTTGCAAAAAGGCCAAGGTGAAGAGAGTTGTAGTTGTGTCGTCTGTAGCCGCCGTCGTTATGAACCCGGAGTGGCCTAAGGATCAAGTCAAGGACGAGACTTGTTGGTCCGTTCCCGAATATATGAAAACAACCAAGAAGTGGTACTATCTTTCGAAAACGGAAGCAGAGCGCGAGGCTCTGGAGTTTGGAAAAAGGAATGGACTTGAGGTTGTGACTGTTTGTCCTTCTCTCATTTTGGGGCCAATGTTGCAATCCACTCGCAAATGCAGTAGCTTTCTCATTGTTATGGCTATAATAG GTGATCTTGAGTCCTTGCCATTCAATTACTGGACGTTCGTGGATGTTCGTGATTTAGCTGACGCACTGCTTCTTGCATACAATAAGCCTGAGGCCGCAGGAGAAAGATACATATGCAATTCACACTCATATGGCATACGAGATGTGGTGGAGAAATACTTGAGGCCTACATATCCCGACTACAAGTACCCCAAGAA CCTTACCCATGCGGAGGAAGAAGTTCAACACCTTAGTTCCgaaaaattgaagaagttgGGTTGGACTTTCCGGTCAGTTGAGGAAACGCTTAATGATTCTATTGAAAGCTATCGGAAGGCTGGAATCGTGGGTTAG